A region of Microbacterium suwonense DNA encodes the following proteins:
- a CDS encoding HAD family hydrolase encodes MTDAAGGEWHAEIMIRAVVFDLDGVLRHFDPAHVAAIEEQHGLPEGSVHRAAFAPELLDQVVTGRLSRSAWVRSVGEQLGNPRAAEEWGRHPSVPDAGMLALSDELRAAGIRTAILTNGTDTIPAELCESGIDRHVDTVFNSAEIGFAKPDVRIFQHVLDALGLMPDEVFFTDDSASKLVGADVLGIRTHHFTGVDGLRAALHARGL; translated from the coding sequence GTGACCGACGCAGCCGGCGGCGAGTGGCATGCTGAGATCATGATCCGCGCCGTCGTCTTCGACCTGGATGGGGTCCTGCGGCATTTCGATCCTGCGCACGTCGCCGCGATCGAAGAGCAGCACGGGCTGCCCGAGGGCAGCGTGCACCGGGCGGCATTCGCGCCCGAGCTGCTCGACCAGGTCGTGACCGGCCGCTTGAGCCGGTCCGCCTGGGTGCGGAGCGTGGGGGAGCAGCTGGGGAACCCGCGGGCGGCGGAGGAGTGGGGTCGGCATCCGTCTGTCCCGGATGCCGGAATGCTGGCGCTCAGCGATGAACTGCGCGCAGCGGGCATCCGCACGGCAATCCTCACCAACGGCACGGACACGATTCCCGCCGAGCTGTGCGAGTCGGGCATCGATCGTCACGTCGACACCGTGTTCAACTCCGCCGAGATCGGGTTCGCCAAGCCCGATGTGCGCATCTTCCAGCACGTGCTCGATGCGTTGGGGCTGATGCCTGACGAAGTGTTCTTCACCGACGATTCGGCCTCCAAGCTCGTCGGTGCCGACGTGCTCGGCATCCGGACTCACCACTTCACAGGCGTCGACGGACTCCGCGCAGCGCTGCATGCGCGGGGCCTGTAG